The sequence tctatttaattttatatataaactcaattatattattatttataatcaaaataactaCGACGTTCATACAACAAGCGGGTAAACAACtagcttttataaatatataaaaaatttatttaatttttttttaataaatattaattttaaaattattttattaaaataagaaaatttaatgtgtcaaaataaatacatatcaaaataaaaatatttaaatagtgacaataaaataattatagtagTCGTATAACAAGCGAGTAAacgaataatttttataaatatataaaaaaacttactcaatatataatatttttataaatttattttattataatttaaaaaaatttaaaaacagtataatttaaataaagaaaaagtgaagaaacatgaataaaaatttgtgCATTGtacaatttgaaaagaaagagtattGTTTTGCTCTCTCTTTCTCCAAACACGTATTCTGATCCGTATAGAATCATAGATCAAAATCCATATTATAAGCATTGACATGATTATGAGTTGGTATACATACCATAATTTAAGCCCCCACTTCTCATCCATAACAGGCCGTTCACTATTTTTTCACTAATGTTACTCTGCTAAAATCACTTCAGAACCCTAACTTCACTCATTCATAACATATCATTCACTATTTTTCCATTACTATTACTTTGCTAAAATCACTTTAGAACCCTAACTTTACTGTAGAGTGCCATTCTGGACACAAAGTCCAGTGACTCGCTGACTGTTCTTTGGTGATTAGCACAAAACTCACATCCAATCCCGAGCAGGCTCGAGGGAAATCCATAAAAAACGAATGCCCTGAATGTGCTCACCCACGATGAGCTTCTCCAGAAACTGAGATCTGTTATGAAAGAGGGACACTAGATGATAGACTAAAAGATATGCAGTAACCTCGTGCATTTGCTATCTCTCTGAATGCTTATGGTCTTGATGGGAATTTTCTTGTGGAAGAGATGTATCAAAAACTCTAGATTCTTCATCTAATACCAGAAGTAACTCTGCTAATGCAGTATCAGATATAAGCATATATGCTTTTaagaatcaattttttttggcCTGTAGAGATGTTGAGTATTgttgcattattttattttgaaaagctTGTTTTGGTTCTTACTGTTAATGCTTCCTGGTGAATGTTGGTTGCTATACCTATTCTCCTCTGTTGCCTTTGAGTTATTCAGTTGCGGCAATATTGTATTGCAGCCAGCGGTCGCCGTTGCAGGATAATAAGTGgggttttattctttttatttgttttattttatataacgAAGGAGCAGAAGCACAAAACTGCACAGAAACTAAACGGGAACTACAAACATCTTCCTAAgtttattacataattaattaatttttttaatttaattttaaacaataatatttaattaattagttatttttttaatcatacagtaacttttaattctaaaaacttGTATACtcgttattatatttattacattaataaaattctaagaaaatcaaaaaaatttattacaaaagatatttaaaaaccATTTCTAATagtatttttcaattaatttattttatattataatttagaattaaaataaatattaatagtgaAATGTATATGACTAGGTGgactaaaaacaaaaatactatCTATTTGAACTAGGATTGCTTGCCACGTAATGCATGTAAttcgtattataaaatttataatatataaaaatatttagtaaattatcatataatataaaaatattttatatattttcttttcggCGTATAGTAAGATTTCATAACATAcactttataaatttaatcaacaatcaaattcaaaataaatttaattaataataaaatctaaaataaatttatataaaattataaaatatttaagttttGATTTATTATCAATACTAAGTTTTATAtgtctaatttatttaattatatttttattatgattattataaaaacaatttatttaaattgaatattaatttttatttattttcttaagattatttaattatattattttaatattattaaaataatattaaaataattattagtatcaaattttaaaaaatcatttgaatgaagtattataataatcaacacttaaaattaatataccaataaaataattctaaaaatatcatatatttttttgacttTGTGCTTaactttttgtaaaaatttatattgagttatttaaatttcattatagACATATAGtatatgatataataattcttaatttcttatatgattagaatataattagattaattattaattatttttattagaattattagattaaattaatcactgattaattatattatgatcaaaaaattaaattagttacatattagaatcaaaataaaattgataattattgattaaatcGAAGGTGTTTTAGTCggttattcatattttatattatatgggTAGATATATAGATTATAGATTTGAAGATGAACTCAAATTAGATTCCGGACAACAACAACAACCTATTCATATAGGATTAGAATTTGGAGGTGGACGTACTCAAATAGGATTCCAAAAGCAAAAGTCGTTTGTGATtgtatttgtaattataacttacactaaaattaaaagaaagaaaacgaTGGAGCTGGATGATCTGTTACCAGAGCTTCTCGAGTACATACTTTCTTTAATTCCCTTGAAAAATCGTACCAGACTTAAATGTGTTTCAAAGAGATGGTACCGCATAATAACCCTTCTTCGTCGCTCTATTCCCGGAGTTTTGTGTCTATAGTCCCACTACGAAGCAACGTCTGATCATTCCTTGTGCTTCTTGCCCTAATGAAATGTCATCGGATGATTATATTGCAGCCATCGCTTTTGATGGGTTGGAAAACCACAGCTTTTAAGGTTATATGCATTAGAATAGACTATTCTTCTATGTACAGGAAGGTGAAGTCAAAAATCTATGCTCGCACTGAAGGAGAAGACTGCGGTATTACGTTCATGTCTgaggaaaagaagaagttcATTGGTTTTAACGAAGACTTGCAGTTATTATATATGCGGATATCAGATagcatttttttcttatagcTTTGAGACTAAAACACTCGCTCAGGATTTTGTCCGTCCTTGTCTCGTGGACAATAATGTAGAATGTGCTATGTTTTCTGTCATGTTCAAGCCTGTAAATTTGCAGTCCATGAgtaagtaatatttataatataatatcatcttaattttatatgatattgtATCCGTATGATTTAATGTTTTCAAGAAGCCTTGTGTTAAAACTAGATGATGACGATGATCCCTTGTAATTCTATTACAAAAGTGTTGAATTTGACATTCAAACAATCGCCATCGAATAGAACTGCGATGTTAACACGATTATGATTGTTATaagtaatttctttatttatatttttttatatttaatatttatttttattttttatataaagatatacttattaatttttattaatagaatatatatgtatttttagaaaaatattttaattgcaagaatattaataaaatagaaaatcttTTCTGTAAGCTCCTCAAATCTACTATACTTTAGTAACACATCcattaaaaaagttaatattatCATCAACTGTAGaaaaatctatatttattaaataaaatataataatataaaataaaaaactaaaaattattgttatatatatatatatatatatatatatatgattattaatatcatCAAAGGAATTAAGTAAAAAATGGAAACTACGCTAAGATAAGAAGATTGGATatagggaaaaaaaaaatggagctaatcaaataaatcatattttttttgaccttgtaaaatcttaattCTTTAAATCATTCAAAAGTGCTTTTGTTACAAACTCAAATGCTATAGAGCTTTCTAATCAAATAGGCATAGAACATGCTACCTTTGAAATCATATGGGCAACCGTATTCGTTGATTGataaacaaaaacaagatTACATCTATTTAAAACTCTAAGCAAATCCTGACAAACCTTAGCAAACAAAGCAAATATAAATTCGGATGCAACTCTTCCTCTAGCAGCTTAATGTTTCGAAGGcaatcaatttcaatttgGACTTCTTCCATCATTTTCGCATGAATCCAGGACAGGGCCTCTTTTAGTGCCCATGCTTCTGCTACATCCGGATTGGCAATATATGGTCTAGTGATTAAGACACCTGTTATCCAAACTCCCGCACCGTCCCTTAGAACAAAGCCTGCTCCTAATTTTCCTCTTTCAGCACTAGAGCTCGCGTCAACATTTAGTTTGTATTTCCCTATTGCTGGCTTCTGCCATAAACAATCTCCACCTGCAAAATGCCTCCCTAGCTGTTGATAGTCCGTCAACTTCCTTGTCTTCCCCcattggaaaagaaaagaactagCTCTGGATGCTACTGCTCTCCAACTCAGTTTCTTCCGGTTCCACACAACATCATTCTTATTAGTCCATAAACTCCAACAGAGTACCAAAAAGGATGCCACTATACTATCATCGAAACGCTCAAAAACTGATCGGGCACCTTCAAACAGATTTGGAGCTTGAGTTAAGACTTGATACAAATTGACATATTTCCGGCTCTGAGTTGCTACATcacacaaaattaaaatatgcatAATGGTTTCAGGCTCAAATACACAGCAAGGGCAGCTACTATCCTCAGTTACTTTTGTCATCACCAAATTCGTTCGGACTGGCAGCCGATTTGTTAAAGCTCTCCACATAAATACTTTACATTTAGTCGCAATATTCAACTTCCATAATCTTCTCCAAACAGCAACATCAGAAGGGTACAACACA comes from Ricinus communis isolate WT05 ecotype wild-type chromosome 5, ASM1957865v1, whole genome shotgun sequence and encodes:
- the LOC125370023 gene encoding uncharacterized protein LOC125370023, which gives rise to MESELQPVYSLLKPGICDWDQEILNDLFSERDKNLINSIVLSPTAGTDQLFWFRDLKGKFSVKDAYRIQQPDFFVLYPSDVAVWRRLWKLNIATKCKVFMWRALTNRLPVRTNLVMTKVTEDSSCPCCVFEPETIMHILILCDVATQSRKYVNLYQVLTQAPNLFEGARSVFERFDDSIVASFLVLCWSLWTNKNDVVWNRKKLSWRAVASRASSFLFQWGKTRKLTDYQQLGRHFAGGDCLWQKPAIGKYKLNVDASSSAERGKLGAGFVLRDGAGVWITGVLITRPYIANPDVAEAWALKEALSWIHAKMMEEVQIEIDCLRNIKLLEEELHPNLYLLCLLRFVRICLEF